A genome region from Nitrosopumilus sp. includes the following:
- the gatA gene encoding Asp-tRNA(Asn)/Glu-tRNA(Gln) amidotransferase subunit GatA — protein sequence MNLKISALEYVQEVKNGNISSEDFMAKTLERISDVDDKLHAFLSVNEDAVDQAHEIDKKIKSGVKVGSCFGMPISIKDNICIKNSKTTCASKMLENFIAPYDATAITKLKEQDAIFVGKVNLDEFAMGLTTEFSAFGPSKNPWNIEYVPGGSSGGSAVSVSAFECIASLGSDTGGSVRNPGSFCSTVGYKPTYGLISRYGLISYANSIEQIGPLTRTVKDTAFILNIISGLDENDNTTIDNKNTNYLSDIDVGIEGKKIGIIKEMIGDGIDPSVLSATKDAISKLESLGATCEEVSLNMVKYSVAAYYTITATEAGSNLARYDNIRYGYDFPVEGYEFNSYISKARRNFGPEVKRRMMIGGFVPSAGHAGKYFLKAMKVKSKLTKEINEAFKKFDLLISPTVPILPFKIGEKIDDPVSLFLVDINTVTANLTGKPAISIPFAITNGLPVGIQLMADSMNDKLLLQAAYALENTVTLPEVPI from the coding sequence ATGAATCTAAAAATATCTGCACTTGAATATGTTCAAGAAGTTAAAAATGGAAACATATCATCTGAAGATTTTATGGCAAAAACTCTGGAAAGAATATCTGATGTTGATGATAAACTTCATGCTTTCTTGAGTGTTAATGAAGATGCAGTTGATCAAGCTCATGAGATTGATAAAAAAATAAAATCAGGAGTTAAAGTAGGTTCGTGCTTTGGAATGCCAATATCCATCAAGGATAACATATGTATAAAAAATTCAAAAACGACTTGTGCCTCAAAAATGCTTGAAAATTTTATAGCACCATATGATGCAACAGCAATAACTAAACTAAAAGAACAAGATGCAATATTTGTTGGAAAAGTAAATCTTGATGAATTTGCGATGGGGTTAACTACTGAGTTTAGTGCATTTGGCCCAAGTAAAAATCCCTGGAATATCGAATATGTTCCAGGTGGTTCATCTGGAGGAAGTGCAGTTTCTGTAAGTGCATTTGAATGTATTGCATCTCTTGGTTCGGACACTGGGGGTTCTGTTAGAAATCCTGGAAGCTTTTGTTCTACGGTTGGATACAAGCCAACATATGGGTTAATTAGTAGATATGGTTTAATTTCATATGCAAACAGTATAGAGCAAATTGGTCCTCTTACTAGAACTGTTAAAGATACAGCATTCATACTTAACATTATCTCGGGTTTGGATGAAAATGATAATACTACAATAGATAACAAAAATACAAACTATCTTTCAGATATTGATGTTGGGATAGAAGGCAAAAAGATAGGCATAATCAAGGAGATGATCGGGGACGGTATTGATCCCAGTGTTTTATCTGCTACAAAAGATGCAATATCGAAACTAGAAAGTTTAGGTGCAACATGCGAGGAAGTATCCCTTAACATGGTAAAATATTCGGTCGCTGCATACTATACAATTACTGCAACAGAGGCTGGAAGCAATCTTGCAAGATATGACAATATAAGATATGGATATGATTTTCCTGTTGAAGGTTATGAGTTTAACTCATACATTTCAAAGGCTCGTAGAAATTTTGGACCTGAAGTGAAAAGAAGGATGATGATTGGAGGATTTGTTCCATCCGCTGGACATGCAGGCAAATATTTCCTAAAGGCAATGAAAGTAAAAAGTAAACTTACCAAAGAAATTAATGAAGCATTTAAGAAGTTTGATCTTTTGATATCTCCAACGGTTCCAATACTTCCATTTAAAATTGGTGAAAAAATTGATGATCCTGTTTCTTTGTTTTTAGTTGATATCAATACTGTTACTGCAAATCTTACTGGAAAGCCTGCAATATCAATTCCATTTGCAATTACAAACGGGCTTCCAGTAGGAATTCAATTGATGGCAGATTCTATGAATGATAAATTATTACTCCAAGCTGCCTATGCATTAGAAAATACTGTTACACTGCCAGAGGTTCCAATATGA
- the aspS gene encoding aspartate--tRNA(Asn) ligase, translated as MIETELGSLRRSHYSDEINSSMDGTIVTVMGWVLTVRGHGNISFVTICDKNGDISIVAKKGDCPDEIREKISSLKAHSSIGVVGKVKSSKKAPGGFEIIPTELRVFSQVEKIPPFEPTAKTVKNIDTRLEVRPIDLRRSILQHIFKTRNAVLKSIRAYFNDQTFVEINTPKMIATATEGGAALFPIFYYNKEAFLAQSPQLYKEQLTMSFEKVFEIAPIFRAEASRTNRHLAEAISIDLEEAFVDYNDVMNRIEDIIKISIKAVKDYLKDNPDAGFTTPQTPEKIPRYSYDELVEKMQKAGAKTEWGDDLYPSNLKKVGLEGFYFIKDWPLAPKPFYVKGSKSNPKVSESFDLMFGDLELSSGSTRIEKRDELAERMKNKGMNIDSFEYHLGAFDYGVPPHAGCGIGLERLLMALTGTENIRDVTFYPRDVDRLTP; from the coding sequence ATGATAGAAACTGAGTTAGGGTCTTTACGCAGATCTCACTATTCCGATGAAATCAATTCCTCTATGGATGGAACAATCGTTACTGTAATGGGTTGGGTTTTGACGGTTCGTGGACATGGAAACATTAGTTTTGTTACTATTTGCGACAAAAATGGAGACATTTCAATTGTTGCAAAGAAAGGAGATTGTCCAGACGAAATTCGTGAAAAAATATCTTCTCTGAAGGCACACTCTTCAATTGGTGTTGTTGGAAAAGTGAAATCCTCCAAAAAAGCACCTGGTGGGTTTGAGATAATTCCTACTGAGTTGAGGGTATTTTCACAAGTTGAAAAAATACCTCCTTTTGAGCCTACTGCAAAAACTGTAAAAAATATAGACACAAGACTAGAGGTAAGACCTATTGATCTCAGACGCAGCATACTTCAACATATTTTCAAGACTAGGAACGCAGTGTTAAAATCAATTAGAGCATATTTTAATGATCAAACATTTGTAGAGATTAACACTCCTAAAATGATTGCAACTGCCACTGAAGGTGGTGCTGCACTATTTCCAATATTTTATTACAACAAGGAAGCCTTCCTAGCTCAAAGCCCCCAATTGTATAAAGAACAACTAACAATGAGCTTTGAAAAAGTCTTTGAAATTGCACCTATCTTTAGGGCAGAGGCATCTAGAACAAATCGCCATCTTGCAGAGGCTATTTCAATTGATTTGGAGGAAGCTTTTGTAGATTATAATGATGTAATGAATAGAATTGAAGACATAATAAAAATTTCAATTAAAGCAGTCAAAGATTACCTTAAAGATAATCCTGATGCAGGATTTACTACACCTCAAACTCCTGAAAAAATTCCACGATATTCTTATGATGAATTAGTAGAGAAAATGCAGAAAGCAGGTGCAAAGACCGAATGGGGTGATGATTTGTATCCGTCAAACCTCAAAAAAGTTGGTCTTGAGGGATTTTATTTTATCAAAGATTGGCCACTTGCACCAAAACCATTTTACGTAAAGGGCAGTAAATCCAATCCCAAAGTTTCTGAATCATTTGATTTAATGTTTGGAGATTTAGAATTATCTTCAGGCAGTACAAGAATTGAAAAACGTGATGAGTTGGCAGAAAGAATGAAGAACAAAGGAATGAACATTGATTCATTTGAGTATCATCTTGGGGCATTTGATTATGGTGTACCACCACACGCAGGATGTGGTATAGGACTTGAACGACTATTAATGGCTCTTACAGGCACTGAAAACATACGGGACGTAACATTTTATCCAAGAGATGTTGACCGATTGACACCATAA
- a CDS encoding SHOCT domain-containing protein produces MTDDKEKPENFKKIIKKKQENVLGDITKNYVQTVEHGKQLGKESMLKINEVTNSTADFLKSKEYLKKIKSNSLKIMEKGLEQKSMLKKKGPKFYKKFINAFFYFFELLIGRIKLGTQYGTSSLEILEKLANLKELGIITDKEFNEKKKKILDRI; encoded by the coding sequence TTGACTGATGACAAAGAAAAACCAGAAAATTTTAAAAAAATAATTAAGAAAAAACAAGAGAATGTTCTAGGAGATATTACAAAAAATTATGTCCAAACAGTAGAACATGGAAAACAACTTGGGAAAGAATCCATGTTGAAGATAAATGAAGTTACTAATAGTACTGCTGACTTTCTTAAATCCAAAGAATATCTGAAAAAAATAAAATCTAATTCACTAAAAATTATGGAAAAAGGCTTAGAGCAGAAAAGTATGTTAAAAAAGAAAGGTCCAAAATTTTATAAAAAATTCATAAATGCCTTTTTTTATTTTTTTGAGTTACTTATAGGACGAATCAAACTTGGTACACAGTATGGTACATCAAGTCTTGAAATTTTAGAAAAACTAGCTAATCTCAAAGAATTAGGAATTATCACTGACAAAGAATTCAATGAAAAAAAGAAAAAAATATTGGATAGAATTTAA